A genomic stretch from Pseudomonas sp. MUP55 includes:
- a CDS encoding LysR family transcriptional regulator produces MNLRTLRAFVEVVRQGGFSQAAEVVSLTQSTVSKAVKTLEEELGTPLLNRLGHRNELTAAGEIAYRRALVLLAEHHDLMVEINDLRGFKRGVLRIGLPPVGCGVLFAAMFATYRTRYPDIDIELTEYGSKKLRECLEAGEVDLAALLLPVDEGFDYQPVRNEPLIAVLPVSHPLARRERIDFTDLADSPFILFEAGFALNAKILAACERKGVVPKVTARSGQIDFIVDLVAAGLGVAFLPRMLAHKHQHAGIALIPLDEPHTDWHIALAWRASAHLPPAARAWLELAKEQAVSSDHPVRA; encoded by the coding sequence ATGAACCTGCGAACCCTGCGAGCATTTGTCGAAGTGGTACGCCAGGGTGGTTTTTCCCAGGCGGCCGAGGTGGTGTCCCTGACCCAGTCCACCGTCAGCAAGGCGGTGAAGACCCTTGAGGAAGAATTGGGCACACCGCTGCTCAACCGCCTCGGCCACAGGAACGAACTCACCGCCGCTGGTGAAATTGCCTACCGGCGCGCCCTGGTACTGCTTGCCGAGCATCATGACCTCATGGTGGAGATCAACGACCTGCGCGGCTTCAAGCGCGGCGTGCTGCGCATCGGCCTGCCGCCGGTGGGTTGCGGCGTACTGTTTGCGGCAATGTTCGCCACCTACCGCACCCGCTACCCCGACATTGACATCGAACTCACCGAATACGGCAGCAAAAAACTGCGCGAATGCCTGGAAGCAGGGGAGGTCGACCTGGCGGCCCTGCTGCTGCCGGTAGACGAAGGCTTCGACTACCAGCCTGTACGCAACGAACCGCTGATTGCCGTATTGCCTGTCAGCCACCCATTGGCGCGCCGCGAGCGCATCGACTTCACCGACCTGGCCGACTCACCGTTCATCCTGTTCGAAGCGGGTTTTGCCCTCAACGCGAAAATCCTCGCCGCCTGTGAACGCAAGGGCGTTGTCCCCAAGGTGACGGCACGCAGCGGGCAGATCGACTTCATCGTCGACCTGGTCGCCGCCGGCCTGGGCGTCGCCTTCCTGCCACGCATGCTGGCGCACAAACACCAGCACGCCGGCATCGCACTGATCCCCTTGGACGAGCCCCACACCGACTGGCACATCGCCCTGGCCTGGCGCGCCAGCGCCCACTTGCCACCGGCAGCACGGGCCTGGCTGGAACTGGCCAAGGAACAGGCGGTTTCGTCCGATCATCCTGTTCGGGCGTGA
- a CDS encoding GNAT family N-acetyltransferase: protein MEYSGEGFFLRALTSDDCELINRYEKANRGHLQRWEPLRDEQYFTAESARARVQEQLESMQAAESVFFLLLEPESGELLGRCNYTNIVRGVFQACNLGFSLAEVAQGRGLMRKTLQITNSYCFEQVGLHRIMANHLPSNVRSERLLQSLGFEREGYARAYLKIAGAWQDHVLRSLINPR, encoded by the coding sequence ATGGAGTACTCAGGGGAAGGATTTTTTCTTCGAGCATTAACGAGTGACGATTGTGAGTTGATCAACCGCTACGAAAAAGCGAATCGCGGCCACTTGCAACGCTGGGAACCGCTAAGAGATGAGCAGTACTTCACCGCTGAGAGCGCTAGGGCGAGGGTCCAGGAGCAGCTTGAAAGTATGCAAGCCGCGGAGTCCGTTTTTTTTCTCCTGCTGGAACCTGAGAGTGGAGAGCTTCTGGGGCGGTGTAACTACACGAATATCGTGAGGGGCGTTTTTCAAGCATGCAACCTCGGCTTTTCATTGGCAGAGGTTGCCCAAGGCAGAGGTTTGATGAGGAAAACACTTCAAATCACCAACAGTTACTGCTTTGAGCAAGTCGGCCTGCATCGGATTATGGCCAACCATTTGCCGAGCAATGTGCGAAGCGAGCGCCTTCTGCAGTCCTTGGGGTTTGAAAGGGAGGGCTACGCACGAGCCTATCTAAAAATTGCTGGTGCCTGGCAAGACCACGTACTGAGATCGCTGATTAATCCTCGATAA